gacacagttATTAACACACTGAGGACAGGTACGGCACTGACACAGTTATTAACACACTGAGGACAGGTACGGCACTGACACAGTTATTAACACACTGAGGACAGGTACGGCACTGACACAGTTATTAACACACTGAGGACAGGTACGGCACAGTCCCACAGCCCTCCAGCTTGTCAGTACAGAGTTACTGGCTCTGGAATGTCTGTGAATCTCACGGGCGAGTCTCTCTTCCACAGACGTGCAGAGCCGGCACAGAGAGGATGCACTCCTGCCAGCAGCCGGCACAAGGTCCCGGGGTCTGCTGCCGCCACTAACTGGAAACGTGAGGCCTCAGGCTTTGTGCTCCTTCCTCTGCCCTCCACTGTGctttctcttgtgtgtgtgtctgctgtgtgtcgaatctgtttctctgtgtgactgtgtgtgtctgtgtgtgtgtgagcgctgcAGGGGAGGTGTCGGAGGTGGTGGAGAGGATGGTCAGTGGGCTCTTGGGGGCAGGGGGCCGCACACCCAGCAGCCAAAGCCAGGGCACAGAGGAGAGGGTGGCCCCCGAGCAGGAGGCCCGGGGGTCCTGGAGGCAAGACCCCCACGACCCACCGCAGCGCCAGGGATCACCGCCGGCCAGCAGCACCGAGCCAGAGCGCCTGTTCAAGAGCTTCGCAGGTAACCGGCTCGTGAAGAAGCGTGTgagagtgtgcgtgtgtccctctgtctctccctcggTCGGGTCGACGGGATGACATGACCCGGGCCGCGGGCCGAGCCTCAGCCTGTCCGTCCTTCTGTCAGGTGTCCAGAGCGAAAGCGAGGAGGACGCCCAGTTCCTCTCCGTCAACAGGACGTTTGACCTCAGTGCTGGACGCCTGGAACGCAGGGGCCCCGCGGAGGTGAGCAGGGCGACCCGCCGCCTTGACCTGCCTGTCCTGGGCACCGAGCTgcggtgctctctctctctctctctctctctctctctctcgggccCCGGTGCTGTGTTTGCAGGAGGACAGCAGCTCAGAGACGGACGACACAGTGTCTCCGGCCGAGGTGTCTCTGGGCGAGGTGACGGAGGAGTTCTTtaccccccgccccccaggGAGTCGCACACAggtagggtgtgtgtgtgtgtgtgtgtgtgtgtgtgtgtttacctgtAGAAAGGCTctagtgtggcagtgtgtgtgtgtatgtgtgtgcgtgagagtgagtgagtgtgtgagagtgagtgtgtgtgtgagagtgagtgtgtgtgtgtgtttgtgtgcgtgcgtgctgCCCCACCcttagggtgtgtgtgtgtgtgtgtgtgtgtttcagacgCCCAGCTCCGAGGACGAGCTGGAGGTGACGATGGAGGTGTGTGGGCCCTCCTGTGATGCTGCGCCGGCACGGGCCCCCGGTGAATTGGACCCGGCCCCCATGGCCAGCGGTGAGGCTCTCGCACTGTAAACACAACAGACACAGCCCTGACATCAGGAATaacgataataataactacGAAAAACACTGAAATAGTCATAAACAATGATGATAATAACCACCCGCTCAGTTATGTAACACAACTCTTACTGACTAGGAGGACACTTATTCGTAAgcatgtgtagtgtgtgtatgtgtgttgcgCGTGTGTGTTGCGCGTGTGTGTTCCTCTCGGTGCGAGTCGTGCTGTTCTGTGTTGTGCAGGAGCCCAGGCCACAGAGGAGAAGCCAGCTGACGGAGAGGGGCCCGCTGCCCCCCCGGGCGTCTCTTCACCGGCTGGGGGGTAAGAACAGAGAACCCGCTACACAAATACACCGATACACAAATGCCACGGCATGTCTGTAACGCTTGGTTGGGGAAGAGCCTGGTGTTTTgtcttttcattaaaatgtaactCGTGATGTTGAACAGGCCGGCGTGTAAAGGGCCCAAAAGAGAACCTGCAACAAGACCAGCTCTGAGCTCGTCCTCCTCACGACCGAACACGTTGACCCATAAAGCTGTCCCACTGACCCGGCTCCCactaatgtgtttgtgtgtcctgccctgtgtttgtgtgcccTGTGCTGTGTCCTGCCCTGTGGTACAGCTGCCTGCCTGACATCACTGAGCTGTCCAGCATCGCCTGTGAGGAGGACTGGTCCGGCAGACAGACACTGGGCCGACTCGCCCCGTCCACCCGTGTCAGCACGCCGCGCAGCCCAGGTATGGTACCCCACCCCTGCGCCAGACCCTGGGTCACGGACCTGCTGTCTGTCCTGCTCGCTGGGCCGGGCTCCAGAAACCACATCCTGAACCTACGGACACCAGGCTGACTGTACTGAGCGGTCAGGCGGACTGAAATGTTCTTCTGCGTTTCAGGAGCAGCGCGCTCCCCCTCGTCCAGGCCAGTAGGGGGCGATGTGGCACCACTGCAGAGCCTACTGGACACGTCTCCCTGGAGCAGCCGAGTCACATCCGAGGCCTTCAACACGGCCCCCTCCGGCACCATCGGCATCGTGAGAACTGCCATCACACGCACACAGGGCCACACCACACGTTGCATACAGTACCGCAAACAGCCCTGCCACACACAGGGCCACACTTCCCCCAAAGTGCAGGCAGTGTAGGCCCCGTGTGTGTGAAAGCGTAGTTGTGCAGCAGCGCAGCGGGGGTGACTGGGGCACTGTCTCCTCCTCCACAGAGCGACCCCTCAGTGTCCGGAGTCCTGCCTTCGCCCCGGCTGGGAAACGCTCACACACGCTCTGACCGCAGAGAGACGGAGGCGCCTGGGGGGGGTACATGGACTCCAGGGCCACAAGAGGAACGGGGCGGTGCCGGCGGTGCCAGGGGGGCGCACTTCAGTGACACGGACAGCACGGCAGAGAGTGACACGGCGGGGGAGTCCCCAGATGATGATGAGGTCGGCAGGGGGGCGGCGATGGTGCCAGGTGACAGAGTGGCCGTGACAGCGGCTCCTGGGGATGAGAGAGCCAAGGGCCCCGGGTGCCACGGCCCCGTTGCTTGGTCAGTGGAGGCCCCTGCTCCAGCAGACTGTCCCCAACTGGGAGGTGAGCGGACAGCCAGCTCTGTTTATACATGTGTCCCTGATGTCCGTGTCCCGGCATCCCTAATgccagtgtgtgcgtgtgcatgtgcagaAGCCAGTCTTGTTGCAGTGCCTGAGGAGCTGAGGAGGGTGGAGCCCCCCGGGGACGAGCAGGCAGCAGGACAGGGCTGGCCAGAGGAGATGGACAGGTAACTCACTGGGCTCTGTCTGTTTTCCAGCCGTGAGTCCATTGTAGTCACGGCTGGAGAACAGAGAGCCCCCTGATATGCTACCGTTCATTTTCTGATGtgtgtgacctctgacccctccCCCTCAGAGCTCACTCCACCCTGGACGAGGCGCTGCAGGGCATGCTGGGAGAGCGAGACAGTGATGAGCCGGCAATGAGCAGCACGGGCCCCGAGACATCGTGAGTATCCGCTGTGGGGCCACAGGCCTCCGCACAGCCCCTCCCTGCCTGAGCGACCGGCACGTCACACGGGCCTGCAGGGCTGCGATCCAGCTGTGCTCACCAGGTTTCTGCCCCCTGTAAGGGAGAGCAAGGGCAGCGAGGGGGCGGCTCTGCGAGACGAGGACACGGCCGAGACGCGTGAGAAGCCGGGACAGCAGGGCAGCAGCGCAATGCCCGGCGAAGCAGGTACGGCACGCAGCAGGTGGGGGAAATAACCGTCCTTCCTCTCCGCAGCCTTCCAGAGGTTCAGACAGGTGTGGTTCCGCCCCATTTGGTAAATAAAGAGTCACAGTCACCTGCAGCTGGCAGACCGGGTCTCTGGACAGTTCCACGCAGTTAGAACCACCGCAGGCCACACTGGTGGCGTTAAAAGGCGAGCCGGTCTCAGACAGTGAGTTCTGCCTGTCTTGTGCCCACAGCTGACCCGAAGGAGCAGGGCGAGGGACGCGAGCCGGCTCAGAGAGGGCCCTGGAGCCACACCGCGCCACACAGGTACCACACCCCCTGCCCGTGTCACCTGTCTGGAGCCACAGCAGGTGTTTCCAGCCGGGGAAGCAGGACTAGTGCACTTCTCTGGTGTCTCCCCCAGACGGATCATCCTGGAGCAGACGCCGACCAAGTGCCAGAGCGACCCGGGCCCGGCCCTGGCCCCGACCCCAGAACGCGCCACGGAAAGCGTGCACTAGCTCTGGCCATAGAGGCAGCGCCGGTGGGCCTGCAGCCAAACAGCTgagttttatgttttaaagtGATTAGTTAGTTCCTGTGTATTGTAACGGGACGGGGTTCTGGTCCCGTGTGGGTGGCTCGGCTCGTGTTCCTGATTTAAAGGTTAAATAAAGTTTCAGTTCAGACACTCACGCCGACTGTGCCTTTATTGCAGTTCCATGTATTTTACATTCTGATCTGGACCAGTGATCTACACATAAAAAGGTCTGTACAAAAATAGACAAGTGCAATTTCCCCATTACCCCCCCACACAACATAAGCAAGGGAGCGCAGACTGGGGGGCCGCGAGGAGCCGTGGCCCCGAGTCTCCAGTCTGTTCTCGTCCTCCGTCAGTCTTTCAATCGTGCGGCAGAGTACCCCCCCGCCTCCCGTCGGCGCCGCTCCAGACCCGCTCCAATTCATGTCGGGCAGCCGGTCCCTTGGAGCGCTCCGGTATCCTCCGGTCTCTGGTCACTGAACTGCTCTGTGCATGGAATGATCTGGAGATGCTTGAAGCCGTGCCTGTGTGTAGAGCACACCCTACTGGAGGGACAGGAGGCTGCGGGTTCAAGATCTCGGTCTGAAAGGGCTCGTCGGTTTGGGTACGGCTTGGCTCTGCCATCAAACAGCGCCTAAAAGCCCCGCAACCCAAACCACATCTTCTACTTTAGACACAGTCTGCCCGGGTCGAGGGATTCTGGACTCCCCGCCGAGCAATCAGGGCCGGCTGTGCCCCCGGCCCTCAGTCTCTGGCCGCCAGGCGGACGCGTCCCTTCTTGTCCAGCGTGATCAGGGACAGGTGCTGCAGGGTGTTCAGCTTGGCGTCGCTTGGTTTCATGTTCATCTGCCTCATCTGCTGCAGGCTGAGGGCCCCCCTGTGGACAGACGGACGGACACAGGGCTTCAGTATCGGCCACCACTGCAGTCTGGGACCTTATGGGCCCCTGAGCAGGACCTTCTCAGCGTCAGTCtagagtgtgggggggggctgcCTCACACACCCACAAACATCCTTGCATAGAGGAAAACTGAGAATAACCTCCCAGAGCTCAACCAGGCTCTACTCTCAGGTTGTTTGCCTATCCCTCTCTCCCCGGGGTGTGGCAGCGGAGgggacacacacagacctgcTGTCCCCGGCAGTGAAGTGCTCCTGCAGCTGCCTGTACAGGGCGTTGAGCTCCGGCAGCCTGAGGTTGGAGCGCACCCCGCGCGGCACGGCCGTCAGATCCGCCTCCGTCAGCTCCTCCGGCGGCCCGGCGCTCTGGGCTGTGGACGGCACAAACGGACACCGGCGTCACTCCCACACCGGCACGGCGCACGGGGACCAGCTCTCCCGGCGGCTCTGCTCTGGTACGGAAAGGTTAACGGCGCCAAGCTGCGGCTCACTCACCTGCAGGCTGCGGGGGCGCGGGGGCCTCAAGGGGGGGCGGGGCCTGTAAACCGGGAGAGAGACACGGGCAAAAGCAAAATGTTTCCGTTAGTGCTTTATATATGCAGACACAGATCCAGATGCGAGTGGCGTCTCCGGAGTAAGTGTTACCTGCAGGCTCGCCTCCGCAGCCCCCAGCACCGCGACCCCCAGCTGCTCCGCGGCCACCTGCTGCGCCTCCGTCAGGGGGGGCACCTGTGGGACACACGGCTCGTCACTCAGGGGCCACCAGCCCGGCACTCCCAGACCCCGGCACCGGGCTGGGTGGGCTGCAGCGTCTCCGCACCACACcacacacggggctgggggcccaTGGGGGCCCACCCCGAGCCCGGCGGCCGTACCTGCACGTCGGCGGTGCTCTGCAGCTCCTGCACCAGCGTGACCGTGGTGTCGAGGTGAGCCCGGATGGCCTGCATGGACTCCTGCTGCTCCCGGGCGATGGCCTCCATCTGCGCGCACAGGGACTTGTGCCGCGCCTTCACGGCAGACAGGCTCTCCAGCAGCTTCACCGGGTTCTCCTGGGGCCAAGCACAGCAGCCCGTCAGTCCCACTCACTCCCGCCCCCGACAACACGCGTGTCCTTAGCAGGCTGCCGTCTCAGACACGCCTCCAGAGCGATTCAACCGCCTGCAGTTCAACTGGATGTTATTTAGATGTTATTTTTAGTGCTACATGCCATTTCACCCCACTGGAGTATGAATGCAGTTGCTTACTAGTGAATCAGCAGCTGCACTgagatctgaacccgactcttCTGTGCGTTTTAGCCGCTCCAGGTGTTTATGGCAGTGAAGTGCTAATCTAGCCAGCGTTGCGGGTGCATTTCTGCAGGGGTACAGGTTTTGTTGACCAGGCCGTCGGCTCCCTGAAGGACCCAGGCAGGAGCCAGAGAGCCGAGCGGGCCGATACAGCGCGCATCTGTCCCAGCTCACCTCCGCGGCACCGTCCTCCGGCAGGTTGGTCATGCACTCGAACTTCAGCTGCTTCTCCACGTACTCCAGGTCAGCCTCGGCCTTCTGGAACTGAAAGGAGGGACAGTCTGCTGACGCCAGGCACACACACCCCCCCTCCCGCTCCACAGCTAATACCGCCCCCCCAGTCACTCCACAAGTCTGCAATGCCTCAGTTctcatttatgtattaatttccttttcttgCCCCTTCACTCTTAGTGATTTTACACGTCGATCGAGATTGAGGAAACGCCTGCGGAGCGCCGGAGGGACGGCCCTCAGTCCGAGATGCTTTCGTTAGCtcttctgtgttgtgtgtcgcaCAGACATCGCCGTCACTGCAGTGGTCAGGCTGTGGGGAAAGTGCACAATCTGAAACGGTCAGCACGTCACTTGTTAATGTAAACACTGGAGTGTGCGTTTCCTCGGCCTATACCTTTGATTCACCAGCCACTTAAGCGACCTTGACACGCAGAACAAATGGGTTTAAAACTGCTCATATGAACACACGTAGGACACTGTAGCCCCACCTTTGACACACACAGGCGCTGTGACGCAGTGGGAGCGTCCACATATTGACACCCTTTGCAGATCAGTGCAGACAATGCATGGGCCCAGCCTGGCGCGTCTCGCTCAGAGGACAGCAAGCAGCGCTCAGGCCTGGCGGCAGTGTCCCCTCCGGGGGTCCGGGCCTCGGGGTGAGGGCCAGTGTACAGGGCAGGGCGGTCTGTGTAGTCAGGGACAGGGCTCTGCCCAAACACTGAAACCCTATAAGCAATATTGCACTACTCTGAGCATAGAGGACAGCAGAGACAATACTGATAGGGTTCCAGCACTCGGGACCACATCGGGTCTGTTTTATAGTGTGCCTTTCTGACACTTCAatacactcactctctcaatCGCACAGActccctcactcacacacacacacacacaccacaccagtGCAGTGTGGTTAGCAGTGGAGTGAGATATAATGGGAACCCATACACTGCCTGTGGTCAGGTTTCCACAAGGGTCTCCTACACAGAGCGACTTCAGCAGCTGTAATAAGGAGCCAGTTTACATTTCTGAGAAACACACAGAGGAATAGCTACATGTTGGCGTATCAAGGGGGAAAGTTTACATTTTATTCGTTTCTGTAACCAAACTCAGATCTGAAACCCCTAGTAAACACCTGACCTGAAGGTCAGGCTTAAAAATGCCAGTAGCTGTTAAGTAGTCCTCTGAATGACCTCAAAGCCAATGTCCTTCAAGAGCCTGACTGCAGCCCCCCTTAGAGCGAGCCACGGGACAGTGGACTCCTCCAGGGAGCCCCCGCAGCTCCCGCCCAACGCCTCGGGACATTTAAACTCCTACCACAGAAACAACGTGCTGGGCTCTCCGCCCTTCTGTCTTTATTAACGCGATGCTCGAGAGCTCGTTTACAGAACTAGATTTCAGCTGGAGTCGATAAACAAGGTGCCATCTGCTGCTCGGTGCGGCCCGTCAGCCGCTGGGGAGAGGCCTCGGCTTTGCACACACGAGAAGAGTCCCATCTGCAGGTGTGCCCCTGGTGCGTCTCAGGGACACTAGCCGTCCCCGGGATGCACACCCCCCATGACATCTCACAACCAGCATGGCCCCGTCCCAACAGTGCTGCGTCACATAAGAAGCCAACCGCACTCCCTTCATTGACACACACGCCAACCTGCCTGGAGGGGGCCGATTATGCCTTTAACCTTTGCCCTCCCACCCCAGACGGCAGCAGGGCATCACCTCCCCCCCACTGCGGCCGCTCCTCCTCCGTGATGCCGGGCGCTCGGCTGCTCTCAGACGCTTTGACAATACTATTGCACTGCTAGCTGTCTACTACAGTAGTGCAATAAAGTCAGAGCAGCTGCCAGCAGCCCCCCGGCCCTCGAGCTCCACTGGCCCCCCGGGACGGACTGCTCGGGCACAATCCCTGGCCAATGCCCTTTTAACATTGCACTGCTTTCCTTACAGGGTCACCAGTAGTACAACATAAAAGGGGCactggacagacagacaagacAGATGGAAAAAGCCAAAGGCGAGGCTGCTGGGGCGGGCCGTCCGACACGACCACCCCCGGGGCACCGCGACACGAGACTCATCTGTGTGGCGTTTGGGGCGTTCAGGGTCATTTACTGGTGGCTTCTGGTAACGGCGGTGTTTTGTGAATACTTTACATGATGTCCCTGCAAGTGTCACTCAGTGTGGGAAGCCAGGAGAGTCGGCGGCTGTTAAAATGGTCTGGAAACTTTAGACGAGAACGTGTTCAGAAATGTTGAGTGTCGGATGTTAATCCAGGGCTTGAACAGATAGATGTGTCAGATATGAAATGAACAGGGGGTGTAAATATAGAAGACAAGTGATACTGGTGGGAAAAACACTGAACTGTTTCAACTGCTGCTTCGATGGAAGTGCAGGGAATCTGTACAATATATTGTGTAGGGCGTCTGCGAATAAATGATTAATCAAATATGACTGGAGTCTCAGCTGCAGCTCAGTCTCTGCTGATATATTTTggggtgttttttgtttttttgcccaAAATGAACTGGCACTGATCCGCCGCAGACGTCAGAAGTCGTCTTCACGGGTTGAAGGCAGGCGGATTTAGGGATTCGGTGTGAGCTGCCTGGTTCTGGTCCAATCCACATTCACCACGGTAccgtctccctccctctccccttgCCTAACGGAGTGCCCGTGTCCGGGCCGGCCAGCCCGCCCGAGTGGCCGCCCTCCTGTCCGGACAGCGCCGCTGCCCCTGCGCGCCAATCCGCGCCTCGCCGCCCGGGTCGCAGAGCCCGGATGTGAGCCAATCGGAGCGCGGACCCGCTtcggaggaaaagaaaagggaaacgTCTCCCGTTAGCGGCCGGGGACGCGGCCTCCTCCGCGGCAGGACCAGCGCACCAGTCCCGggacaggaaaataaaaactccggggctggatttattttttggctggctgttccctctccctccctcccctcgctcgCCCTCCCTCCGATGCTCGCTTTCCCCCTCTGCTGCCTGGCTGCAATGGCAGACACCGGACCGAGGGAGCTTTTATTTCTGCCATTTCATCGCTTCCCGGTCATCCCCGCCGCCCCGCCACTGCTGTCAGCGGACCGGGGCCCGTCCGGGCGTCGCACCCGGCGCTGCGAGCGGGCGCTGGCTCCATTTTCGAGATTAATTTTTAAGATAAAACGGCAGCTTACCATCGCCTCCAGCTTATTGACTGCTGTCTCCATGTTGAATAGTTTACATTCCTGAGGCAGCCCCGTAAATATAAAGGCTGCGCTGCATGTAACGACGGCCCGGATTGGTCAGCTGTCAGAAATAGTGGCGCCGGATTGGGCGGCGGCGACAGCCACTGGTTTGGGAATGAGGCTCGGGGAAGAGGGCGCTCGTAAAATGGCATCGTGCGACGGGATTGGTCAGAGCCAGATCCCTCCTCCCATTGGACAGCTCTCACAATGCCTGGGCTTTTTACTGGATGGTTTGTGCAATGCAGGTGCAAAAGGCTTCCGCCGATTGGCTCACAAATATCAAAGCATTTCTCAAAGAGACGCGTTCGCCGATTGGCTGCGGCTCTGTGCCCGGTCATTGGCCAAGGCTTCAAGTATGCCTCTACTGATTGGACGGTGGGGTTCATTTTCAGATTGGTTTCTTTTACCTGCCCGCCGCTTACACATTGGGTAGCGGAAATTCTTGGCCCTCCCCTAATTATGTTAATGACCAAGTTTAGGGGGGGTAGCTGTACTGCTATTGGACGTTTATTAGAGAGTCTCTTCCTTCACAGCCTATCGGAGTCGTGAACGTCTTCTGCCCGCCAGAGGTAGTGTTAGCTGATTGGTTGGGCATCCCTGACTTTTAACTTTGAAAATAACCCGCCGCTGTTTCCTGCTCTCAGTGTCATGGCGAGGCAAATGGTATGTCTGTTCTGTTTACCTTACTTTTAATTAACTCATTAATTAGAATCGGCACAGTAGCCGCTGGTAAAGCCTAACAATTTGCAAGGAAAATAAAGTTCGCAGAAATGTCTTTTGAAACGAATGACGTTTTTTAAAAAAGCAGTTCCACGTCAGTAAGGGCGTCTGAAGTTAATTTTGCAAAACCGGCGTCGTGTTGACATGCGCAAAGCGACGAGCCTGCGATTCGGCTGCAGTTTTAATGCAAACGAAACTGATTAGATGTGAATCCTGGAGCACCATGTTTAATCCGGTTACCCACCCGCGGTTCTGTGCGTTTCCACTATTGCAATCATTCGCAATTCCTTCAGTTTAAAACGTATTATTCACTTGTATTTATTCAGGGTTGGTTGGACTGATTCAGCTAAGAAGCGGGGGGAGTACAGTTAATTTAATCAACACAGGGGGTGTGTCAAATGTGTGTGGGCAGCCGCCGTTGAAACGGGTGGGGCGTCA
This sequence is a window from Amia ocellicauda isolate fAmiCal2 chromosome 22, fAmiCal2.hap1, whole genome shotgun sequence. Protein-coding genes within it:
- the ska2 gene encoding SKA complex subunit 2, whose translation is METAVNKLEAMFQKAEADLEYVEKQLKFECMTNLPEDGAAEENPVKLLESLSAVKARHKSLCAQMEAIAREQQESMQAIRAHLDTTVTLVQELQSTADVQVPPLTEAQQVAAEQLGVAVLGAAEASLQAPPPLEAPAPPQPAAQSAGPPEELTEADLTAVPRGVRSNLRLPELNALYRQLQEHFTAGDSRGALSLQQMRQMNMKPSDAKLNTLQHLSLITLDKKGRVRLAARD